Below is a window of 'Nostoc azollae' 0708 DNA.
TCTAACTTTAGGCGTTCTCCTTTCAAGCAAGCCTGGCGTTCTGCTGCTAAAATTTGGATGAGTTCCTGGGTAGTATAAACTTTGGACATCGGAACAAACCTAATTAGTTATTAGTTATTGGTCATTGGTCAGCTGTAATTTAAATATTATTATCTCTTGACAGCAATGGAAATGCAGTATCAGAACAAACGAAAATTTTCAACCTGGATATGAGAAATGATGAAGATAGAAAATAAGTCCGCAACGGCGGACTTTTACAAAAATTAACTCCTTTGTGTATTATTTGTAAATATACAGCAGATTGCAGGTCAATGACCTACAGAATCTAAATTAAAAGCTAGACAGCAAGAGAGTTTTACTCCTGACTCCTGACTCCTGACTCCTGCTGTATCTACTGACTAAACTCACTGCTATATTCATTAAATGAACGCTGCTTGAACTCAATTGACTGATCACGGGGTAACAAATTAAATACTTCTCTAAATTTATCGTCTATCTCGTCAAAAGGTACTTGACCTGTTTTATTCAAGATGACTTTTCCCGACTGGTCAAAGAGGACAACTTGTGGTACTGCTCCTGAATAGTAATATCCTGGTTCTGTGGGGTCGTAGGTTTCCTTCATGGGGATGGTATCAACACCGATAGGAATAATCTCCGCAGCCCGTCCATAGAATGCTTGTGTTTGAGAAATAAAGACCGCATACTGTTTACAATCTCTGCTATCATCCACATAAAATGCTAGCATTGCGGGTTTATGTTCTGCTAAAGTTTGAGCTAGAGTTAGTTTGGAAGGTACTAGGGAACCATTACCTGCAAAAACCACGAAGATATTACCTTCATACCTATCATCTTTCATACCGGCGAAAGCTGGCTGCATACTTATTATGAATATGCAAAACAGCAATAAGAGGGATTTTGACACCAACCGTCGCCAGTTAGTAATTATTTTAGTTTGTAAAAAAAGCCACTTTATGCTATTCATCAACAGGAACCTTATTCAACTCTTTTGCCTAGATATATAATTACATCTGGGCACTATTTTTTTACCATAACTTGTAGTGGTCTTCTCTCTAGCATCAATTTTAAATTCTTGATGGCTGGTATTTTTTACCAAGATTAGCTACACTGGCAAGATTAATTTTGTAATTAAAGACTATTACTTAACAACTGCTGTGGGAAAGAAAATACAACTTATAGATAGAGTCCGACTGGGTTTAGCTGTATCCATTGCTAAAAGCGTCACATTTTTGGTGCGTTCTCTGCGTCTTGGTGCTGCTAGTGTATTACCAGGTTCTATTGCACGACGCATTGAACCCAGGCTTTTGCACTTATTGAGTCAGCAGGTTAAAAAAGGGGTAATTTTGATTGCGGGAACGAATGGGAAAACCACCACATCCCTGTTATTATGCACTATTTTAAAACACAAAGGTTATAGAATTGCCCATAATTCTACTGGTGCAAATCTGGAAAATGGTTTAGCAACGGCTTTGATAGAGAATACTGGTTTATTAGGTTCTTTAGATGTAGATTACGCAATTTTGGAAGTTGATGAAAATATTTTTCCCAAGGTTTTAAAACCTCTGGAACCAAGGATTATTCTTTGTTTAAATTTGTTCCGTGACCAACTCGATAGATACGGGGAAGTTGACACTATTAGCAAACGATGGACAAAGGTTATTTCTACTTTACCAGCAGATACGGTAGTTATTTCCAATGCTGATGATCCGACTTTATCATATTTGGGTCAACAGTTAAATCAAAAGGTGTTGTTTTTTGGTTTAAATGAACCAGAACATTATTTAGAAGCGATTCCTCATGCTGTTGACTCTATATATTGTCCGAGATGTGGACATTCTCTAGATTATCAAGGTATTTATCTTTCCCATTTAGGAGATTTCACTTGTCCTAGTTGCGGTTTTAGTAAGAGTAGACCAAGTTTAGAAAGTGGCAAATGGTCACAAATCCTGGTGGGTTTGTACAATAAATATAATACCTTAGCCGCAGCCACCGCAGCAAAAGAGTTGGGAGTTGATGAAGGGACTATTAGAGAAACCATTAATAATTTCCAAGCTGCTTTTGGTCGTGCAGAAGATTTGGTGATTGATGGTAAACGGGTGAGGATTTTGTTATCTAAAAATCCTGTGGGAACAAATGAAACTATTCGCGTAGTTACTCAAAGTAATGATACAACTACTTTGGTGGTGTTGAACGATCGCACTCCTGATGGTACTGATATATCTTGGATTTGGGATGTAGATACTGAGAAGTTGGTTGAACGTGGTGGGACGTTGGTTGTAAGTGGCGATCGCGTATATGATATGGCTTTAAGGTTGCGTTATAGCGAGAAGTCTGTTGAGAGTAAGATTAACTTGATTGTAGATGAAGATTTGCGACGTGCGATCGGCACAGCTTTAGAACATACACCAGCAAATGAAACTCTGCACATTCTTCCTACTTACTCTGCCATGTTGGAAGTAAGGGAAGTGTTAACAGGGAGAAAAATTCGTTAACTATTAGTTATATTTTGCGATTCTGGGGTAAGTAAAGACTACCCCAGTAATCCCGAATGGTAAGACCAAAGCCGACCACCCCGTGACCCCCAACCTGGTAATACCCAAGCTAGACATGATACCCAAGGAAATCCAGAAGACGACCGGAATACAGCTTTACCTCTGTAGCTTCAGCATCTTGAACTTGAAGTTTAGCGTGGTGAAGGGTGCAAGGTTTTTCTTTCCCTTTCCCCTTGAACCGAACACAATATCAACCGGACTCAATATGATTTAGAATTGCTATAGCAACTTAAATTAATTATTTTCTCATGTTCAGAATTTTTAAAAACTGACGTATTTGGGCGCTCGTCACTTTTACGTATTTGGGCGCTCGTCACTTTACTGTGTTTAAGTCTTAGCTGGTCACTGCCAGCACAGGCTGCTCAAAAAATTCACCCAAAACTAGAACAGCGAGTGTTACAAATTATTCGCAAAAATCCATAAGTAATTATCGAAACCATTCAAGCTTATGAAGAAGAACAACAACAGAAATTACAGCAACTAAGACAGAAATTTTTACAGGATTTAAAAACTAATCCCAAAGCTGTAATTTATGATTCTACCACCATTGCTTCAAATCAATTACAAACAGTATTAATCGAATTATCTGGTTTTGAATATCCATATTGTACCGAAGCACATACAACTCTCAAAAACTTATTAGCAAAATATCCCAATCAATTTACCTTAGTGTACCAAAATTTTCTACTAATTCAAATTCATGACCAAGCATTACCAGCAGCAAAAGCCTCTTGGGCAGCATATCAACAAGGTAAATTTTGGCCATATCATGATGCTTTCTTTACCAATCAACAACAATTGGGAGAAACCTTCTATTTAGATATTGCTAAAAACTTGAATTTGGATTTAGCAAAGTTTAAACTTGATGTGGACTTAGCTAATAAAGCAATTCAGAAACACTTGCAACTCGTATATAAATTGGGTCTTTCTAACACACATTATTTTATCATTAATAGCAAGATATTTCTCCACTCCAGTTCAGCTTTCAGAAATTGAAACCCTCCTAAATCAGTTATCAATTATCAGTAGGACTTAGGCAAGTGTCACAATCAAGCCTCTTGTAGGGTGCGTCAGTCCTGATCAGTTACCAGTTCTTATTTGTCAGTTAATTGATAACTGAATTTAATTATTTTTTATCTTTTTGTCGGGCTTTTTGTGCGAGATTCTTGAAGTGGTCACATAAACTTCAAAATTCTTTACATTACACTATAAATCAAATTCTGAATATTGAGTTTTTACCATAATATTTAAACTTTAAGTGCAATTTTTCCATACACAGAAAGCGCCTGAGCAATACATTGATCCATATTGTAATATTTATAGGTTGCCAGTCTGCCAACAAAATATACTCCTAGCATTGCATCTGCCAGCGCTTTATATTGCTTGTAAATTTCATTATTATCAGAACGTGGTACTGGGTAGTAAGGATCTCCCTCAGCTTTAGGAAACTCGTAAACAATGCTAGTTTTAGTATGTTCCTGTCCAGTCAAGTATTTAAACTCTGTCACACGGGTATATAAATGTTCGTTAGGATAATTGATAACAGGTGCTGATTGAAATACGGGAGTATCATGAGTCTCGTGCTGGAAATCAAGGGAGCGATAGGGTAAAATGCCATGACGATAATTAAAAAACTCATCAATTGGACCTGTATAAACAATCTCTCGATAAGGTATAGCCCGCAGGATTTCCCGGTAATCTGTATTCAGCATCACCTTAATATAAGGGTGCGCTAACATCTTCTCGAACATCCGTGTAAAACCATGGAGTGGCATAGCCTGATAAGTATCCGTAAAATACCTATTGTCGCGGTTGGTACGAGTAGGAACACGGGCAATTACTGATTTATCCAACTCGGACGGGTCGAGTCCCCATTGTTTGCGAGTGTACCCCCGGAAAAATTTTTCATACAAATCTCGACCAACTTTACTAACTACCACATCTTCAGAAGTGCGGATATATTCTTTTGGTTCTGCAAGGGACTTGAAAAACTCCTCTACCTCAAATGAATTGAGATTCATTCCATAGAGTTTGTTAATTGTGTCCAGGTTGATGGGTATGGGAACTAATTGACCGTCTACACTGGTTAACACACGATGTTCATAAGTCCGCCATTGAGTAAAGCATGAAAGGTATTCAAAAACTTCGCGGGAGTTGGTGTGAAAGATATGAGGACCATATTTGTGAATAAGTATGCCATGTTCATTGTAATGATCGTAGGTATTACCACCAATATGATTACGCTTGTCTACTATCAACACTTTTTTTCCAGAATGACTAGCTAAACGTTCGGCAATAACGCTGCCAGAAAATCCGGCACCAACTATTAAATAATCAAATACAAAATCTCTCTCAAAGGTGTCTGGAGTAACGGTAGTAGAACTGTAATTAGGTTCCATTTTTTATTCTCAGTACTTATTTTTAAGTTTCTGAATTTTAGGTAATAGCAAAACGAGCCACGAAGAAAAGAGATTTTTAAATACTTCTTCCGTAAGTTCTCAATTCCTAAGAGTTTATCTTTAAATCTATTTAGAGTATTTATTAGTTTCTAAATAGGTTTCCCAAAACTCTCTATTAGTCAGTTCAGGTAATGTTTCTCTATAGTCTTGTTTCAATTTAGAGAACTTAAAGTATATTTCTACCGATAAAGCTAATGTTTTCATCAAAACTTTAAAGAATTCTTCTCTAGAAAAGCTAACGACAAATCCTTCTTGATCGATTAAGTTATAATACAAAGCTTTTCTGGCTCTAAATACATTTGTAGGTCTATATTCCTGCATAGGAATTACTTTGTATCCCTGTCCAGTTAACTTAATATCTTGATAGAAAAATGGAGAAGGTAACAAATGTCCATTTAGAGTAATAAATCTCAGCCAGCGATGCATTGTACTTTCTATTTTATTTACGCTTTCTTCATACTTGATATACATAAAAGGTAATTCAGTATCTTTAACACATTTTTCTCCCATGCTTCTAATTTCTATGTTTTTCTCTTCTGGGTCAATTTCTGTTAAATGTCTGGGACCCTTCAAGAAATCAGCAGCAGCTTTAAGAATAACATTTGCACTTTGGTATTTATAGCAAAATGCTTCTCTAAGGGTAAATTTAATAATTCGTTTGATTGCATCTAGTTTACTAAAGTCATCAGATACAATGACATTTAAAATTAACTCGTTCTTTTTTAAGTAATAGTTCATCATGGGTGAGTATTTATTTTCTAATGCTTCGTGCCAAACACACACACCATTCAAGGTAATAATTTTATGATTTAACCTAATCGGAAACTCCATATCATCCATTTTGATAAAAAATGGATAAGGTAATTTGGAATCATCTATACTTTTTATGGGAAAACAAAATAACCACCAACCATTGTAACTAAGGTGTTCTTCTATTTCATTTAATAAAATATTTCTTACAGTTCTCAAGTCTAAATCTGGTTTTAATCTAATTACTTCTTTATTCCAAACTGCTCCATTTTCATATTGAATATATTTTGTATCTAACCGTAACATACTACCACCAAGACATAAATTCTGATTATGAGCGACAGTTTGAAAATTATAAATACGCTCGAATACTTCAGGATTAATAACTACATCATCATCCATAAAGACAATATGCGAAAAATCAGACTTCCGCTTCATAACTTCTATAATGCCTCTGCAATATCCACCAGTACCACCTGCATTTTTATTAGGTATGACGTGGATTTTACTATTATAAAAATCTTTGATTGTTCTACCATTATCAATAATAAATACTTCAAATTTATTTCCTATGTCTGGTTGAGAGAATAAATGTGTTTCTAACAAAGACACATTTCTATTTACATAAGCTTCTCTCTTGTATGTACAGATGACAATAGCTATTTTCTGATTTGATTTACAAAAGTTATTAATGTT
It encodes the following:
- a CDS encoding thylakoid membrane photosystem I accumulation factor, producing MNSIKWLFLQTKIITNWRRLVSKSLLLLFCIFIISMQPAFAGMKDDRYEGNIFVVFAGNGSLVPSKLTLAQTLAEHKPAMLAFYVDDSRDCKQYAVFISQTQAFYGRAAEIIPIGVDTIPMKETYDPTEPGYYYSGAVPQVVLFDQSGKVILNKTGQVPFDEIDDKFREVFNLLPRDQSIEFKQRSFNEYSSEFSQ
- a CDS encoding Mur ligase family protein, with the protein product MGKKIQLIDRVRLGLAVSIAKSVTFLVRSLRLGAASVLPGSIARRIEPRLLHLLSQQVKKGVILIAGTNGKTTTSLLLCTILKHKGYRIAHNSTGANLENGLATALIENTGLLGSLDVDYAILEVDENIFPKVLKPLEPRIILCLNLFRDQLDRYGEVDTISKRWTKVISTLPADTVVISNADDPTLSYLGQQLNQKVLFFGLNEPEHYLEAIPHAVDSIYCPRCGHSLDYQGIYLSHLGDFTCPSCGFSKSRPSLESGKWSQILVGLYNKYNTLAAATAAKELGVDEGTIRETINNFQAAFGRAEDLVIDGKRVRILLSKNPVGTNETIRVVTQSNDTTTLVVLNDRTPDGTDISWIWDVDTEKLVERGGTLVVSGDRVYDMALRLRYSEKSVESKINLIVDEDLRRAIGTALEHTPANETLHILPTYSAMLEVREVLTGRKIR
- a CDS encoding DsbA family protein, whose amino-acid sequence is MELSGFEYPYCTEAHTTLKNLLAKYPNQFTLVYQNFLLIQIHDQALPAAKASWAAYQQGKFWPYHDAFFTNQQQLGETFYLDIAKNLNLDLAKFKLDVDLANKAIQKHLQLVYKLGLSNTHYFIINSKIFLHSSSAFRN
- the glf gene encoding UDP-galactopyranose mutase, which encodes MEPNYSSTTVTPDTFERDFVFDYLIVGAGFSGSVIAERLASHSGKKVLIVDKRNHIGGNTYDHYNEHGILIHKYGPHIFHTNSREVFEYLSCFTQWRTYEHRVLTSVDGQLVPIPINLDTINKLYGMNLNSFEVEEFFKSLAEPKEYIRTSEDVVVSKVGRDLYEKFFRGYTRKQWGLDPSELDKSVIARVPTRTNRDNRYFTDTYQAMPLHGFTRMFEKMLAHPYIKVMLNTDYREILRAIPYREIVYTGPIDEFFNYRHGILPYRSLDFQHETHDTPVFQSAPVINYPNEHLYTRVTEFKYLTGQEHTKTSIVYEFPKAEGDPYYPVPRSDNNEIYKQYKALADAMLGVYFVGRLATYKYYNMDQCIAQALSVYGKIALKV
- a CDS encoding glycosyltransferase translates to MSQALLNSRPTHQNVQTTVKLQNIILPNLDICTVEELYFRLNSEFSMNYEQNIIEINKSEIISFDTYFNSFSIQKWQEHTNINSININLNVKGKFKINLLNINYSSQIKGLVHQKIITNTELREVCVFNDIDTQPYKGLLYLELEPLEDNCIFAGGYFYANANINNFCKSNQKIAIVICTYKREAYVNRNVSLLETHLFSQPDIGNKFEVFIIDNGRTIKDFYNSKIHVIPNKNAGGTGGYCRGIIEVMKRKSDFSHIVFMDDDVVINPEVFERIYNFQTVAHNQNLCLGGSMLRLDTKYIQYENGAVWNKEVIRLKPDLDLRTVRNILLNEIEEHLSYNGWWLFCFPIKSIDDSKLPYPFFIKMDDMEFPIRLNHKIITLNGVCVWHEALENKYSPMMNYYLKKNELILNVIVSDDFSKLDAIKRIIKFTLREAFCYKYQSANVILKAAADFLKGPRHLTEIDPEEKNIEIRSMGEKCVKDTELPFMYIKYEESVNKIESTMHRWLRFITLNGHLLPSPFFYQDIKLTGQGYKVIPMQEYRPTNVFRARKALYYNLIDQEGFVVSFSREEFFKVLMKTLALSVEIYFKFSKLKQDYRETLPELTNREFWETYLETNKYSK